The following proteins are encoded in a genomic region of Xenopus laevis strain J_2021 chromosome 3L, Xenopus_laevis_v10.1, whole genome shotgun sequence:
- the LOC108711332 gene encoding mucin-3A isoform X3 has translation MLQIADKLNAMLDSCWKCVKQQANRWTVSGDRSRTCYLFRSLWWQCQFLLVFFLIVSSWAYKTRTPKSSLCYKMGNGRALLQMPAKLLLADEAQFYKNALSKPALNGKLRSIWTLFMNHKCKSPKISVNNQFPSASYTFPLANLIQYRGKRRFMRQIDSANSTPAPQKDSQSAINAMVDKIIGRKESSVPLTGGQKIVASDTDFVLGASEWQLGSLENINWLQKESYVFSDALFNDLSTDEEKPFATGTTGNQPLPLENEVRDTTTLSSLRMQSVLHSDATSVTVAVTEKDAETVAVTEKDAETVAVTGKDAETVAVTGKDAETVAVTGKDAETVAVTGKDAETVAVTPKDAETVAVTGKDAETVAVTPKDAESVAVTPKDAETVAVTPKDAETVAVTPKDAETVAVKPKDAETVAVTPKDAETVAVTPKDAETVAVTPKDAETVAVTPKDAETVAVTAKDAETVAVMEKDAETVAVMEKDAETVAVMEKDAETVAVTEKDAETVAVTEKDAETVAVTEKDAETVALTAKDAETVAVPEKDAKTVSQHSSQDYKISQTRLPITTDITMLSTPKSLLLAISGHTINSTETLLHKEETSESANVDTLTLAAGDNIPDIFFDMPDNMFVTPSNRPVSTSPLAGVLASTRSLGKTNKIIATHTDLMRVIQQTLNSANNSILPPIVATSSKVFGQKYIITSLPYLGTSNDSRFSLKVKDTSRLGTSPTSSAAVYSSIPTISYSGLITKQPLLLNMSPRSSYKPDRQTSVTEEVKPRTTFAKYISTLAPHVKTGKHSDLTTGSVTPDYTSYLGSSSKGLDSTPKLLKSQAWSTLKESPLKRTSSNIMTSATLSFSGHASDFHTPTLSPSPWPSVTVSSMKFASSTSSKLYNAGTKETKQFSTQMSSISDHLTRLHNTISVASTQITGQTKVYPGTLLGHSTFSYSMSHKVSSLLPDSNTAVSFIAKTLKPDTDSNNLTNTMTGITSTDPTVSLGGESVTGDMSFTATKNKESFNFTSSLATTESSTMFTQMFPISQNSTTTEKPTKQKWTSHTSHSTQDSARTETSAHVDWKAQTTPDSFTTPSYTFSVTGSFFDFAPDNDVTDITPNEWQSVSSAEGTQFGTVHIGFRDVKHHRQPTTPTPLTLTKSSTTSDKFSAMPLTSIPLTEKNTPVLKTISTVQRSPTTLPSKEKPRQIQDTTGCDFHGPQTAKPTIKTETLHPTRFSHITTSGSSLTFAKRAEPVSESELGTTAPSTVPRSLNFRLTSILYSNQLANVTSDEYKSLEREVKLVMNKIFTSAFPKEYIEFLIARFLNGSVQVEAYVLFDYQSPAPSSSDIVRAVVTDVLDRPSNFFRWNIELPTVESHGYTINNLEPESFPVSFLALRLGYIARSQTIVDSKQFLENLRQEIIKCVGATFPVGNFSISYVRDLRGDLEVRGNLYLNSKTNTDVQSLLQTLVTLGNKSVDLSSMTVDGYHMVLRVFPLSFQITNRQFVINMLDLSSSEFQDLSEELSAVVLSALSYTNPLQVIIREIMRGSLLFKGEVVYQLPAPGSREVLRAFLSSLSSDGILGSSSFKVDANSVQIGDSSPGPHFEYPSFPGFGVAIIVMCGLCILIFPILAIVCFKTKMLGHRKMATIQRRPDLDRQSRHFEMDNQAFRASIEQP, from the exons ATGCTTCAG attgCTGACAAATTAAATGCAATGCTGGATTCTTGTTGGAAATGTGTTAAGCAGCAAGCCAATAGATGGACCGTGTCTGGTGACCGTAGCCGGACCTGTTATCTTTTCAGGAGCCTGTGGTGGCAGTGCCAATTTCTCCTTGTTTTCTTTCTTATTGTCTCTTCATGGGCCTACAAAACAAGAACTCCTAAATCATCTCTTTGTTATAAAATGGGTAATGGAAGGGCCCTTCTGCAGATGCCTGCTAAATTATTATTGGCTGATGAGGCACAATTCTATAAAAACGCCTTAAGTAAACCAGCACTAAATGGGAAACTCCGCTCTATATGGACTTTATTTATGAACCATAAATGTAAATCTCCTAAAATATCTGTCAATAACCAGTTTCCCTCAGCAAGTTACACATTTCCTCTAGCAAACCTGATTCAGTATAGGGGAAAGAGACGTTTCATGCGACAGATAGACAGTGCAAATTCCACTCCTGCTCCACAAAAGGATTCACAATCTGCTATAAATGCTATGGTAGACAAGATTATTGGTCGAAAGGAAAGTTCAGTCCCTCTGACTGGAGGTCAGAAAATAGTTGCTAGCGATACTGACTTTGTGCTTGGGGCATCAGAGTGGCAGTTGGGCTCTTTAGAGAACATCAACTGGTTACAGAAGGAATCTTATGTGTTTAGTGATGCACTTTTCAATGACCTTTCGACTGATGAGGAGAAGCCATTTGCAACAGGCACTACAGGAAATCAACCTTTGCCTTTAGAAAATGAAGTAAGAGATACAACCACCTTATCTAGTTTGAGAATGCAAAGTGTTTTGCATAGTGATGCTACAAGTGTGACTGTTGCCGTGACTGAGAAAGATGCAGAGACTGTTGCTGTGACTGAGAAAGATGCAGAGACTGTTGCTGTGACTGGGAAAGATGCAGAGACTGTTGCTGTGACTGGGAAAGATGCAGAGACTGTTGCTGTGACGGGGAAAGATGCAGAGACTGTTGCTGTGACGGGGAAAGATGCAGAGACTGTTGCTGTGACGCCGAAAGATGCAGAGACTGTTGCTGTGACGGGGAAAGATGCAGAGACTGTTGCTGTGACGCCGAAAGATGCAGAGTCTGTTGCTGTGACGCCGAAAGATGCAGAGACTGTTGCTGTGACGCCGAAAGATGCAGAGACTGTTGCTGTGACGCCGAAAGATGCAGAGACTGTTGCTGTGAAGCCGAAAGATGCAGAGACTGTTGCTGTGACGCCGAAAGATGCAGAGACTGTTGCTGTGACGCCGAAAGATGCAGAGACTGTTGCTGTGACGCCAAAAGATGCAGAGACTGTTGCTGTGACGCCGAAAGATGCTGAGACTGTCGCTGTGACGGCGAAAGATGCTGAGACTGTCGCTGTGATGGAGAAAGATGCTGAGACTGTCGCTGTGATGGAGAAAGATGCTGAGACTGTCGCTGTGATGGAGAAAGATGCAGAGACTGTCGCTGTGACGGAGAAAGATGCAGAGACTGTCGCTGTGACGGAGAAAGATGCAGAGACTGTTGCTGTGACGGAGAAAGATGCAGAGACTGTTGCTCTGACGGCGAAAGATGCAGAGACTGTTGCTGTGCCAGAGAAAGATGCAAAGACTGTATCCCAACACTCAAGTCAAGATTACAAAATCAGTCAAACAAGGTTACCCATTACAACAGATATTACTATGCTTTCAACACCAAAAAGCCTTTTGTTAGCAATTTCTGGACATACGATCAACAGTACAGAGACACTACTGCATAAGGAAGAGACTTCAGAATCTGCTAATGTAGATACGTTGACTTTGGCAGCAGGTGATAACATACCAGACATTTTCTTTGATATGCCAGACAACATGTTTGTTACACCATCAAACAGACCTGTGAGTACCTCTCCCCTTGCTGGAGTTTTGGCAAGCACACGTAGTTTGGGTAAAACCAATAAGATAATAGCAACTCACACTGACCTAATGCGTGTAATCCAACAAACTTTGAACTCTGCTAATAATAGCATTTTGCCACCAATTGTAGCCACTTCCTCTAAGGTTTTTGGGCAGAAGTATATTATCACCTCTTTACCTTACCTGGGAACAAGTAATGATTCAAGGTTTTCTCTCAAAGTTAAAGATACTTCAAGACTGGGAACATCACCTACTTCTTCTGCTGCAGTCTATTCCTCTATTCCTACTATTTCCTACTCAGGTTTAATAACCAAGCAACCTCTCTTGTTAAATATGTCTCCCCGCTCTTCATATAAACCAGATAGGCAAACCTCTGTTACAGAAGAGGTTAAACCAAGAACTACATTTGCAAAGTATATTTCTACACTTGCTCCACATGTTAAAACCGGGAAGCATTCAGATCTGACCACAGGTTCTGTGACTCCTGATTATACATCGTATCTTGGTAGCAGCAGCAAGGGTTTGGATAGTACACCCAAGCTTTTAAAATCTCAGGCCTGGTCTACACTTAAAGAATCACCCTTAAAGAGAACCTCATCGAATATAATGACCTCTGCTACCTTGAGTTTTTCTGGTCATGCTAGTGATTTCCACACTCCCACTTTAAGCCCTTCCCCATGGCCCAGTGTAACAGTGAGCAGCATGAAATTTGCATCTTCTACTTCATCTAAGTTGTACAATGCAGGAACTAAGGAAACCAAACAATTTTCCACACAAATGTCTTCTATATCTGATCATTTAACTCGATTGCATAACACCATTTCAGTGGCCAGTACCCAAATAACAGGCCAAACAAAGGTCTACCCAGGGACACTCCTGGGCCATAGTACTTTCTCATACTCAATGAGCCACAAAGTCAGCTCACTCCTTCCAGATTCAAATACTGCTGTCTCTTTTATTGCCAAAACATTGAAGCCTGACACTGATTCCAACAATCTTACCAATACTATGACAGGGATCACTAGTACAGATCCTACTGTGTCACTTGGTGGTGAATCGGTGACTGGAGATATGTCTTTCACagctacaaaaaataaagaatcttTCAATTTCACTAGTTCACTTGCAACAACAGAAAGCTCTACAATGTTCACCCAGATGTTTCCCATCTCTCAGAACAGCACAACAACGGAAAAACCTACAAAGCAAAAGTGGACCTCTCACACATCACACTCCACTCAGGATAGTGCAAGAACAGAAACTTCTGCACATGTGGACTGGAAAGCTCAAACAACACCGGATTCCTTCACAACACCCAGTTATACATTTTCTGTTACAGGTTCCTTCTTTGACTTTGCACCTGACAATGACGTCACCGACATAACACCTAATGAATGGCAGTCTGTAAGTTCTGCAGAGGGCACACAGTTTGGAACTGTACACATAGGCTTCCGTGATGTTAAACATCACAGGCAACCAACCACCCCCACCCCTCTTACCCTCACCAAGTCCTCAACTACCAGTGACAAATTTTCTGCCATGCCTTTAACATCTATTCCACTCACTGAAAAAAACACTCCTGTTCTCAAAACAATCTCAACAGTGCAGAGAAGCCCTACCACCCTTCCCTCTAAAGAGAAACCTCGGCAAATTCAGGACACAACTGGCTGTGACTTCCATGGCCCCCAAACAGCTAAGCCTACTATTAAAACGGAAACTTTGCATCCTACCAGGTTCTCGCATATAACCACCTCTGGGAGTAGTCTCACTTTTGCAAAGAGAGCAGAACCAGTGTCAGAATCTGAATTGGGGACAACTGCCCCTTCTACAGTTCCACGGTCTCTTAACTTTCGATTAACTTCCATTTTATACTCTAACCAACTAGCGAATGTGACTAGCGATGAATATAAAAGTCTGGAAAGAGAAGTAAAGCTGGTG ATGAACAAAATATTCACTTCGGCATTCCCAAAAGAATATATTGAATTTCTTATTGCAAGGTTTTT GAATGGATCTGTCCAGGTTGAAGCATATGTTTTGTTTGATTACCAGTCTCCTGCTCCAAGTAGCTCTGATATCGTAAGAGCAGTTGTCACAGATGTTTTGGACAGACCGAGCAATTTTTTCAGATGGAATATTGAGCTCCCCACTGTGGAATCACATG GATACACAATTAACAACTTGGAGCCAGAGAGTTTTCCAGTGTCTTTTCTGGCTCTACGTCTTGGATATATTGCCAGGTCCCAGACAATTGTAGACAGCAAGCAATTTCTAGAAAACCTAAGGCAGGAG ATCATCAAGTGTGTTGGTGCAACTTTCCCTGTTGGAAATTTTTCAATTTCTTATGTTCG agacttGCGTGGTGACCTTGAAGTGAGAGGAAACCTGTACCTAAACAGCAAAACCAACACAGATGTACAATCTTTACTGCAAACACTTGTGACCCTTGGAAATAAATCTGTGGATCTCAGCTCCATGACTGTAGATG gttACCACATGGTACTTCGCGTTTTCCCTCTAAGTTTCCAGATCACAAACAGGCAGTTTGTGATCAACATGTTAGACTTGTCATCTTCCGAATTCCAGGATCTCAGCGAAGAGCTCTCTGCTGTG GTTTTGTCTGCACTGAGTTACACTAATCCACTTCAAGTGATCATCCGTGAAATAAT gagaggCTCTCTGCTCTTTAAAGGTGAAGTGGTTTATCAGCTGCCGGCCCCTGGAAGTAGGGAAGTTCTTCGTGCTTTTCTCTCATCTCTCAGTTCTGATGGGATTTTGGGATCCTCTTCCTTCAAGGTGGATGCTAACTCTGTGCAAATTGGAG ATTCCAGCCCTGGCCCTCACTTTGAATACCCAAGTTTTCCAGGTTTTGGAGTGGCTATAATAGTAATGTGTGGTCTCTGCATCTTGATATTTCCCATCTTGGCCATTGTG TGTTTTAAGACCAAAATGCTTGGGCACAGAAAAATGGCCACCATTCAAAGACGTCCAGATCTTGATAGGCAGAGTCGACATTTTGAAATGGATAACCAAGCATTTCGAGCATCTATAGAAcag CCTTAA